The Streptomyces sp. NBC_01255 genome window below encodes:
- a CDS encoding GntR family transcriptional regulator translates to MPSRRHTIADDLRTQISTGRLKAGGRLPSETQLAAHYKVSTPTLRNALALLQAEGLIEKVHGKGNFIRSPLRRMMYTGGGRTPFDPTLQVSVRTTNLRARGHLRALLRVSSNSPLTEFLCITHEGKSPHSLARIYVPRDLASAVQLGLSGGPQGTEATPTRIRETVTARLPTPEEATTLRISSALAVLAITSVATDATDRVVEATLLVLPGDRADAVFTTHPTTEERQTEG, encoded by the coding sequence GTGCCTTCCCGCCGCCACACCATCGCCGATGACCTCCGAACCCAAATCTCGACGGGCCGCCTGAAAGCCGGCGGACGCCTCCCGTCGGAAACCCAGCTCGCCGCCCACTACAAGGTCAGCACGCCGACACTGCGAAACGCTCTCGCGCTCCTCCAGGCCGAGGGCCTCATCGAAAAAGTCCACGGAAAAGGGAACTTCATCCGTTCCCCACTCCGCCGCATGATGTACACCGGCGGTGGCCGCACGCCCTTCGACCCCACGCTCCAGGTCAGCGTCCGCACGACCAACCTCCGCGCGCGGGGGCACCTCAGAGCCCTACTGAGGGTCTCGTCCAACAGCCCTTTGACCGAGTTCCTCTGCATCACCCACGAGGGAAAGTCACCCCACAGCCTGGCCCGCATCTACGTCCCCCGCGACCTGGCGTCGGCTGTCCAACTCGGCTTGTCGGGCGGGCCCCAGGGAACGGAGGCGACACCAACCAGGATCCGAGAGACGGTCACCGCCCGCCTCCCCACCCCGGAAGAAGCGACCACCCTCCGGATCAGCTCCGCCCTGGCTGTCCTCGCGATCACCAGCGTGGCAACCGACGCCACCGACCGCGTAGTAGAGGCCACGCTCCTGGTCCTCCCCGGCGACCGCGCAGACGCAGTCTTCACCACCCACCCCACAACCGAAGAAAGGCAGACGGAAGGATGA
- a CDS encoding aminotransferase class I/II-fold pyridoxal phosphate-dependent enzyme, whose product MSYSADESPPPPESPLVNALNNLVSTQDRWCTPSILPNQHKVVDEYDDVSVSAESLGNLLQHSGHFRAAEEFAAKIYGADRTFLSPHGSTGANAVVLRMLALERRDALVLVARNVHHSVINALKMFSIDFRFLPDPQYDPHFDAILPPKMKDVRNGLSRYPETLAVIYTSPTYEGLGADTVGIIHDIRESFRDVIVVVDEAWGGHLPFFPSYAHLPKAAMTEGADIAVQSTHKMAGSLQQGALLHWHNGRVQEVMMEEAYREYVTTSPSYHLLGSIDAALRLLDERGSRYLEVSIERSESLRAGLARNLPHLEILGLTDDDSLFKYSCTGIDPTKTTLGLSGYGISGFTLAKTLAKKGVIVERAGPNSVVLVTTFQLHEGAVDRAVTAITNVLRGEELKGEKKLLDNPFSAAGNWQKMRPYEVVRYANYLSQEVLLSEAVGSIAAESVELYPPGVPIILEGYEVTREAIDYLRDALNEKAHLVARDSNLRTLRVLRPSSGRNSVEVGRKRGIA is encoded by the coding sequence ATGAGTTACTCCGCAGATGAATCGCCGCCCCCTCCGGAGTCACCTCTGGTGAATGCACTTAACAACCTGGTGAGCACGCAAGACCGCTGGTGCACGCCGTCTATCCTGCCTAATCAGCATAAGGTAGTAGATGAATACGACGACGTATCAGTCTCGGCGGAATCTCTCGGTAATCTACTCCAACACAGTGGTCACTTCCGAGCGGCCGAAGAATTCGCCGCGAAGATCTATGGTGCTGATCGTACGTTTCTGTCGCCGCATGGGTCTACTGGCGCCAACGCAGTCGTACTTCGCATGCTGGCATTGGAAAGACGCGATGCGCTCGTACTCGTGGCACGAAACGTTCACCATTCGGTAATAAATGCTTTGAAGATGTTTTCCATCGATTTTCGCTTCTTGCCTGATCCGCAATACGATCCTCACTTCGACGCCATTTTGCCGCCTAAGATGAAGGACGTTAGAAACGGCCTAAGTCGTTACCCTGAGACTCTCGCCGTGATATACACTTCGCCAACCTATGAAGGTCTAGGTGCGGACACGGTGGGTATCATTCACGACATCCGCGAAAGCTTTCGCGACGTTATTGTCGTGGTCGACGAAGCCTGGGGTGGCCACCTCCCCTTCTTCCCCTCCTACGCACACCTACCAAAGGCGGCCATGACGGAGGGCGCAGATATAGCTGTTCAGTCCACCCACAAGATGGCCGGCTCGCTACAGCAAGGTGCGCTCCTTCACTGGCATAATGGTCGCGTTCAAGAAGTAATGATGGAAGAGGCGTACCGCGAGTACGTCACAACGAGCCCTAGTTATCATCTCCTGGGTTCCATTGATGCCGCCCTGCGCCTACTTGACGAACGTGGCTCGAGGTACCTTGAAGTCAGCATTGAACGCAGTGAGTCCCTGAGGGCGGGGCTAGCGAGGAATCTTCCGCATCTCGAGATCTTGGGCTTGACCGATGATGATTCTCTTTTCAAGTACTCGTGCACAGGCATAGACCCCACAAAGACGACGCTCGGACTATCTGGATACGGCATATCAGGATTCACGCTTGCAAAGACACTTGCTAAAAAGGGAGTCATTGTTGAGCGCGCCGGCCCTAATAGCGTAGTCCTTGTGACAACCTTCCAACTGCATGAGGGAGCTGTCGATCGTGCGGTGACGGCCATCACGAATGTACTACGAGGAGAAGAACTAAAGGGAGAGAAGAAGCTCCTCGATAACCCGTTTAGTGCTGCAGGGAACTGGCAGAAGATGAGGCCCTATGAAGTCGTCCGCTATGCGAATTACCTAAGCCAGGAGGTTCTACTGTCTGAAGCGGTTGGATCTATCGCCGCCGAATCCGTAGAGCTCTATCCACCCGGTGTCCCAATCATCCTTGAGGGCTACGAGGTAACTCGTGAAGCAATCGACTATCTGCGAGACGCACTTAACGAGAAGGCGCATCTGGTCGCTCGAGA